The following coding sequences are from one Streptomyces angustmyceticus window:
- a CDS encoding peptidoglycan D,D-transpeptidase FtsI family protein, with protein sequence MTEPRDPRRVPRPAQRGGQAGGRAGRPQARRPAPRPGPRPPARRPARPRSGPQALRLGSPRPRLRLVSLALTLVMLVFVVRLFQVQAVDAGAFAAKANENRYVPVKLAAERGAITDRNGVDLATTVDAYDITADPSLLAPAKTKIDDAPQRAAALLAPILGEDKATLAAKLDQPKARYVLLARQRTPQVWKRIKDLRAGLDAKAAAAPKSAPRPDVLVGIFADKHSKRLYPNKDLASGVLGFVNGAGKGGGGLEALLDKQLEGKDGKLVYAQSGGRRVPTADTQEHPAVPGSDVELTLDRDIQWAAQQAITEQVARSNADRGYVVVQDTRTGEILALANAPGFDPNEVSKADPEALGNAALSDAFEPGSTSKLMSMAAVLEEGVATAGTRVTVPNRLHRGDRLFADDVDHATWHLTLNGVLAKSSNIGTILAAGQLGRTQPRANQVLYSYLRKFGIGKPTGLGFPGETDGILAKPQDWNTSQQFTIPFGQGLSLNAVQAASVYSTIANGGERIAPTLVRGSTGPGGHYTPAPEPERNRVVGPKTARTLATMLESVVDDEEGTGAKAKIDGYRVGGKTGTSNRVDPKTGRYHGYTASFAGFAPADKPRITVYCAVQNPTSGSYFGGQVCGPIYQQVMAFALKTLQVPPTGAGPPRLPVTFTPGQ encoded by the coding sequence ATGACCGAGCCCAGGGATCCCCGCCGGGTGCCGCGCCCGGCCCAGCGCGGCGGCCAGGCCGGCGGCCGCGCCGGACGCCCGCAGGCCCGGCGCCCCGCACCCCGTCCCGGCCCCCGGCCGCCCGCCCGCCGCCCCGCCCGTCCCCGCTCCGGGCCGCAGGCGCTGCGCCTGGGCAGCCCGCGCCCCCGGCTGCGGCTGGTCTCCCTCGCGCTGACGCTGGTGATGCTGGTCTTCGTCGTCCGCCTCTTCCAGGTGCAGGCCGTGGACGCCGGGGCGTTCGCCGCCAAGGCCAACGAGAACCGCTATGTGCCGGTCAAGCTGGCCGCCGAGCGCGGCGCGATCACCGACCGCAACGGCGTGGACCTCGCCACCACCGTCGACGCGTACGACATCACCGCCGACCCGAGCCTGCTGGCGCCCGCCAAGACCAAGATCGACGACGCCCCGCAGCGGGCCGCCGCGCTGCTCGCCCCGATCCTCGGCGAGGACAAGGCCACCCTCGCCGCCAAGCTCGACCAGCCCAAGGCGCGCTACGTCCTGCTCGCCCGGCAGCGCACCCCGCAGGTCTGGAAGCGGATCAAGGACCTGCGCGCCGGCCTCGACGCCAAGGCGGCGGCCGCCCCCAAGAGCGCGCCCCGCCCCGACGTCCTCGTCGGGATCTTCGCCGACAAGCACAGCAAGCGCCTCTACCCGAACAAGGACCTCGCCTCCGGCGTCCTCGGCTTCGTCAACGGCGCCGGCAAGGGCGGCGGCGGCCTGGAGGCGCTGCTGGACAAGCAGCTGGAGGGCAAGGACGGCAAGCTCGTCTACGCCCAGTCCGGCGGCCGGCGGGTGCCCACCGCCGACACCCAGGAACACCCCGCCGTGCCCGGCAGCGACGTCGAGCTGACCCTCGACCGCGACATCCAGTGGGCGGCCCAGCAGGCCATCACCGAGCAGGTCGCCAGGTCGAACGCCGACCGCGGCTACGTCGTCGTCCAGGACACCCGTACCGGAGAGATCCTGGCGCTCGCCAACGCGCCCGGCTTTGACCCCAACGAGGTGTCGAAGGCCGATCCGGAGGCGCTGGGCAACGCCGCGCTGTCCGACGCCTTCGAGCCGGGGTCCACCAGCAAGCTGATGTCGATGGCCGCCGTCCTGGAGGAGGGTGTCGCCACGGCGGGCACCCGCGTCACCGTGCCCAACCGGCTGCACCGCGGCGACCGGCTGTTCGCCGACGACGTCGACCACGCCACCTGGCACCTCACGCTCAACGGCGTGCTCGCCAAGTCCAGCAACATCGGCACGATCCTCGCCGCCGGCCAGCTCGGCAGGACCCAGCCCCGGGCCAACCAGGTCCTCTACTCGTACCTGCGGAAGTTCGGCATCGGGAAGCCGACCGGGCTCGGCTTCCCCGGGGAGACCGACGGCATCCTGGCCAAGCCGCAGGACTGGAACACCTCGCAGCAGTTCACCATCCCGTTCGGCCAGGGGCTGTCCCTCAACGCCGTACAGGCCGCCTCCGTCTACTCCACGATCGCCAACGGCGGCGAGCGCATCGCCCCCACGCTGGTCCGCGGCAGCACCGGACCCGGCGGCCACTACACACCGGCGCCCGAGCCCGAGCGGAACCGCGTGGTCGGCCCGAAGACCGCGCGCACCCTGGCCACCATGCTGGAGTCGGTGGTCGACGACGAGGAGGGCACCGGGGCGAAGGCGAAGATCGACGGCTACCGCGTCGGGGGCAAAACCGGGACGTCCAACCGGGTGGACCCCAAAACCGGCCGCTACCACGGCTACACCGCGTCCTTCGCCGGCTTCGCACCCGCCGACAAGCCCCGCATCACGGTCTACTGCGCCGTGCAGAACCCCACCTCGGGCAGCTACTTCGGCGGCCAGGTCTGTGGCCCGATCTACCAGCAGGTCATGGCCTTCGCGCTGAAAACCCTCCAGGTCCCGCCGACCGGCGCGGGGCCCCCGCGGCTGCCGGTCACCTTCACGCCAGGCCAATGA
- a CDS encoding UDP-N-acetylmuramoyl-L-alanyl-D-glutamate--2,6-diaminopimelate ligase — translation MTTITPDGTPDGTPVPGNCSSPRPSLRPGPVVPGTLTAVSHADQSPKAQHAEKGGPGTYPGAPRPETVRPTPLADLAEQLGCPAPDPGHPGAGTGSTGAADAAQPVMVTGITHDSRAVRPGDVYAALPGARLHGADFVAQAADLGAAAILTDPTGAERAAATGLPALVVENPRARMGALAVSIYGAPGEDLLQIGITGTSGKTTTAYLIEGGLRAAAAKRTDGGLTGLIGTVETRIGDERIKSERTTPEATDLQALFAVMRERGVRAVAMEVSSHALVLGRVDGCVFDVAIFNNLSPEHMEFHSGMEDYFQAKAQLFTKARSRAGVVNLDDEYGKRLAEGESEVPVTTFSAEGHPDADWRASDVEVGALGSTFTVHGPDGLTLRAASPIAGPFNVANALAAIVSLVVAGIDARTAADGVAAVPGVPGRLERIDAGQPYLAVVDYAHKTDAVESVLRALRKVTDGKLHAVLGCGGDRDPHKRGPMGAAVARLADTAILTSDNPRGEDPLAILATMLAGAAEVPVHERGTVLVEEERATAIAAAVARAEPGDTVIVAGKGHEQGQDIAGVVRPFDDRQVLRGAIEDSLKPSPSQQSPQPNHQG, via the coding sequence GTGACGACCATCACTCCCGACGGCACCCCCGACGGCACCCCCGTCCCGGGGAACTGCTCCTCCCCACGGCCCTCACTTCGCCCCGGGCCGGTGGTGCCCGGTACGCTCACCGCCGTGTCACACGCTGATCAGTCCCCGAAAGCCCAGCACGCCGAGAAGGGTGGGCCCGGCACCTACCCGGGAGCGCCACGCCCTGAAACGGTCCGCCCCACCCCCCTGGCGGACCTCGCCGAGCAGCTGGGATGCCCCGCCCCGGATCCCGGCCACCCCGGTGCAGGCACCGGCTCCACCGGAGCGGCTGACGCCGCGCAGCCAGTGATGGTCACCGGCATCACCCATGACTCCCGGGCGGTCCGCCCCGGCGACGTCTACGCCGCGCTGCCCGGCGCCCGTCTGCACGGCGCCGACTTCGTCGCCCAGGCCGCCGACCTCGGCGCCGCGGCGATCCTGACCGACCCGACGGGCGCCGAGCGCGCCGCGGCCACCGGCCTGCCGGCCCTCGTCGTCGAGAACCCGCGCGCCCGGATGGGCGCCCTGGCCGTCTCGATCTACGGGGCGCCGGGCGAGGACCTCCTCCAGATCGGCATCACCGGCACCTCCGGCAAGACCACCACCGCCTACCTCATCGAGGGCGGGCTGCGGGCGGCCGCCGCGAAGCGCACCGACGGGGGACTCACCGGGCTGATCGGCACCGTCGAGACCCGTATCGGCGACGAGCGCATCAAGTCCGAGCGCACCACCCCCGAGGCCACCGACCTGCAGGCGCTGTTCGCGGTGATGCGCGAGCGCGGCGTGCGCGCCGTCGCCATGGAGGTCTCCAGCCACGCCCTGGTCCTCGGCCGGGTCGACGGCTGCGTCTTCGACGTCGCGATCTTCAACAACCTCAGCCCGGAGCACATGGAGTTCCACTCCGGGATGGAGGACTACTTCCAGGCCAAGGCCCAGCTGTTCACCAAGGCCCGCAGCCGGGCCGGCGTCGTCAACCTCGACGACGAGTACGGCAAGCGGCTGGCCGAGGGCGAGTCCGAGGTCCCGGTCACCACCTTCTCCGCCGAGGGCCACCCGGACGCCGACTGGCGGGCCTCGGACGTCGAGGTCGGCGCGCTCGGCTCGACCTTCACCGTGCACGGCCCGGACGGCCTGACCCTGCGCGCCGCCTCGCCGATCGCCGGCCCGTTCAACGTCGCCAACGCGCTCGCCGCGATCGTCTCGCTGGTCGTCGCCGGCATCGACGCGCGGACCGCGGCCGACGGCGTCGCCGCGGTGCCCGGGGTCCCCGGCCGCCTGGAGCGCATCGACGCCGGCCAGCCGTACCTGGCGGTCGTCGACTACGCCCACAAGACCGACGCCGTCGAATCGGTTCTGCGCGCGCTGCGCAAGGTCACCGACGGCAAGCTGCACGCCGTCCTCGGCTGTGGCGGCGACCGCGACCCGCACAAGCGCGGCCCGATGGGTGCCGCGGTCGCCCGGCTCGCCGACACCGCCATCCTGACCTCCGACAACCCGCGCGGCGAGGACCCGCTCGCGATCCTCGCCACCATGCTGGCGGGCGCCGCCGAGGTCCCCGTGCACGAGCGCGGCACGGTGCTGGTCGAGGAGGAGCGGGCCACCGCCATCGCCGCCGCCGTCGCCCGCGCCGAGCCCGGCGACACCGTGATCGTCGCGGGCAAGGGCCATGAGCAGGGCCAGGACATCGCCGGAGTGGTACGCCCCTTCGACGACCGCCAGGTGCTGCGCGGCGCCATCGAGGACTCGTTGAAGCCGTCGCCGTCGCAGCAGTCACCGCAGCCGAACCACCAGGGATGA
- a CDS encoding UDP-N-acetylmuramoyl-tripeptide--D-alanyl-D-alanine ligase has product MISLSLAEIASIVGGRQYDIPDDGLRVTGPVVADSRAVCPGALFVAFAGERADGHDFAPGAVEAGAVAVLAARPVGVPAIVVDDVVAALGALARAVVERLGTTVVGLTGSAGKTSTKDLIAQLLQRTGPTVWPEGNLNNEIGLPLTALRADETTRHLVLEMGARGVGHIRYLAGLTPPRIGVVLNVGSAHIGEFGGREQIALAKGELVEGLPAAEDGGVAVLNADDPYVRAMVPRTRARTILFGEAEDAAVRAENVRITEAGQPAFTLHTPSGCSDVTMRLYGEHHVSNALAAAAVAHELGMPADEIATALSEAGTLSRWRMEVTERADGVTVVNDAYNANPESMRAALRALVAMGSAAKAKGGRTWAVLGEMAELGEDALAEHDAVGRLVVRLNVSKLVAVGGREAAWLDMGAKNEGSWGEESVHVSDARAAVDLLRSELRPGDVVLVKASRSVGLERVAAALLDDGSTLGAAGAEGGVASR; this is encoded by the coding sequence GTGATCTCCCTGTCGCTCGCCGAGATCGCGAGCATCGTCGGCGGCCGGCAGTACGACATACCGGACGACGGCCTCCGGGTGACCGGCCCGGTCGTGGCGGACTCCCGCGCGGTGTGTCCCGGCGCCCTGTTCGTGGCGTTCGCCGGTGAACGCGCCGACGGCCACGACTTCGCGCCGGGCGCCGTCGAAGCGGGCGCGGTGGCCGTGCTGGCCGCCCGCCCCGTCGGCGTCCCCGCGATCGTCGTCGACGACGTGGTCGCGGCCCTCGGGGCGCTCGCCCGCGCCGTGGTCGAGCGGCTGGGCACCACCGTCGTCGGGCTGACCGGCTCGGCCGGCAAGACCAGCACCAAGGACCTGATCGCCCAGCTGCTGCAGCGCACCGGCCCGACGGTCTGGCCGGAGGGCAACCTCAACAACGAGATCGGGCTGCCGCTGACCGCGCTGCGCGCCGATGAGACGACCCGTCACCTCGTCCTGGAGATGGGCGCCCGCGGCGTCGGCCACATCCGCTACCTCGCCGGGCTGACCCCGCCGAGGATCGGTGTGGTGCTGAACGTCGGCAGCGCGCACATCGGCGAGTTCGGCGGCCGTGAGCAGATCGCCCTGGCCAAGGGCGAACTCGTCGAGGGGCTGCCGGCGGCCGAGGACGGCGGGGTCGCGGTGCTCAACGCCGACGATCCGTACGTGCGTGCCATGGTCCCCCGCACCCGTGCCCGGACGATCCTGTTCGGCGAGGCCGAGGACGCCGCGGTACGTGCCGAGAATGTCCGGATCACGGAGGCCGGACAGCCCGCCTTCACGCTTCACACACCCTCCGGGTGCAGCGATGTGACCATGCGGCTGTACGGTGAGCACCACGTGTCGAACGCGCTCGCCGCGGCCGCCGTCGCCCATGAGTTGGGCATGCCCGCAGACGAGATCGCCACCGCGCTCTCCGAAGCCGGCACGCTCTCCCGCTGGCGGATGGAGGTCACCGAGCGCGCGGACGGCGTGACGGTCGTCAACGACGCCTACAACGCGAATCCCGAGTCCATGCGAGCGGCGCTGCGTGCGCTGGTCGCCATGGGCTCCGCCGCCAAGGCGAAGGGCGGTCGTACGTGGGCGGTGCTCGGTGAGATGGCCGAGCTCGGCGAGGACGCGCTCGCCGAACACGACGCGGTCGGGCGCCTGGTCGTCCGGCTCAACGTCAGCAAGCTCGTGGCAGTCGGCGGCAGGGAAGCGGCCTGGCTCGACATGGGCGCCAAGAACGAGGGTTCGTGGGGTGAGGAGTCGGTGCACGTGTCCGACGCGCGGGCGGCGGTCGACCTGTTGCGCAGCGAGCTGCGACCGGGAGACGTCGTGCTGGTGAAGGCGTCCAGGTCGGTGGGGCTGGAGCGGGTCGCCGCAGCATTGCTGGACGACGGAAGCACGCTGGGCGCCGCGGGCGCCGAGGGCGGAGTCGCGTCCCGATGA
- the mraY gene encoding phospho-N-acetylmuramoyl-pentapeptide-transferase — translation MKQILFSGMIGLFLTLIGTPLLIKLLAKKGYGQFIRDDGPRTHGSKKGTPTMGGISFILATIIAYAVTKVITSSDPSFSGVLVLFLFAGMGLVGFLDDYIKIVKQRSLGLRAKAKMAGQLIVGIAFAVLSLQFADLRGQTPASDRLSFTQDFGWQIGPVIFVIWALFMILAMSNGVNLTDGLDGLATGASVMVFGAYTFIGIWQHQESCANQITAGPACYEVRDPLDLAVVASALMGACFGFLWWNTSPAKIFMGDTGSLALGGALAGLAICSRTELLLAILGGLFVLITMSVVIQVGSFRLTGKRVFRMAPLQHHFELKGWSEVLVVVRFWIIQGMCVIVGLGIFYGGWQAAK, via the coding sequence ATGAAGCAGATCCTCTTCTCCGGAATGATCGGGCTCTTCCTGACCCTGATCGGTACCCCGCTGCTGATCAAGCTGCTGGCCAAGAAGGGGTACGGGCAGTTCATCCGCGATGACGGCCCCCGGACCCACGGCAGCAAGAAGGGCACGCCCACCATGGGCGGTATCTCCTTCATCCTGGCCACGATCATCGCCTACGCCGTGACGAAGGTGATCACCTCCAGTGATCCGAGCTTCTCCGGCGTACTGGTGCTCTTCCTCTTCGCGGGCATGGGCCTGGTCGGCTTCCTCGACGACTACATCAAGATCGTCAAGCAGCGTTCGCTGGGCCTGCGGGCCAAGGCGAAGATGGCCGGCCAGCTGATCGTCGGTATCGCCTTCGCGGTGCTCTCGCTGCAGTTCGCCGACCTGCGCGGGCAGACCCCGGCGTCCGACCGGCTCTCCTTCACCCAGGACTTCGGCTGGCAGATCGGCCCGGTGATCTTCGTGATCTGGGCGCTGTTCATGATCCTGGCGATGTCCAACGGCGTGAACCTCACCGACGGCCTCGACGGCCTCGCCACCGGCGCCTCGGTGATGGTCTTCGGCGCGTACACCTTCATCGGCATCTGGCAGCACCAGGAGTCGTGCGCCAACCAGATCACCGCCGGTCCCGCCTGTTACGAGGTCCGCGATCCGCTCGACCTCGCGGTCGTCGCCTCCGCGCTGATGGGCGCCTGCTTCGGCTTCCTGTGGTGGAACACCTCGCCCGCCAAGATCTTCATGGGCGACACCGGTTCGCTGGCCCTGGGCGGCGCGCTGGCCGGTCTGGCCATCTGCTCCCGTACGGAGCTGCTGCTGGCCATCCTCGGCGGCCTCTTCGTCCTGATCACCATGTCGGTGGTCATCCAGGTCGGCTCGTTCCGGCTCACCGGCAAGCGGGTCTTCCGGATGGCGCCGCTCCAGCACCACTTCGAACTCAAGGGGTGGTCGGAAGTCCTGGTGGTGGTCAGATTCTGGATCATCCAGGGCATGTGCGTGATCGTCGGACTCGGCATCTTCTACGGCGGCTGGCAGGCGGCCAAGTGA
- the murD gene encoding UDP-N-acetylmuramoyl-L-alanine--D-glutamate ligase: protein MSTPSPADFAGQHITVAGLGVSGISAARALAGLGARVTVVDGGDGEKQRAAARELAAEEITVRLGDGATLPEGTDLVVTSPGWKPDSPLFAAAAAAGVDVVGDVEIAWRLRGPDAAAWLGVTGTNGKTTTVRMLASILAAEGLHTAAVGNIGTPIIDVVLGQGQDGAQPYDVLAVELSSYQLHWAPSLRAHSAVVLNLAPDHLDWHGSMQAYAADKGRIYEGNTVACVYNAADKATEDLVREADVEEGCRAIGFTLGTPGPSQLGVVEGILVDRAFVENRQQQAQELAEVSDIAPGSGTPAPHNIANALAAAALARAFGVRPAAVRDGLRAFHPDAHRIQHVAELGGVTYIDDSKATNTHAAEASLAAYEHIVWIAGGLAKGATFDELVQKSAARLRGAVLIGADRALIREALARHAPDVPVVDLDRTDTGAMSEAVREAARLAEPGDTVLLAPACASMDMFVNYNKRGEAFADAVGELTARDH from the coding sequence GTGAGCACCCCGAGCCCGGCGGACTTCGCCGGCCAGCACATCACCGTCGCCGGCCTGGGCGTGAGCGGCATCAGTGCCGCCCGCGCGCTGGCCGGCCTCGGCGCCCGCGTCACCGTCGTGGACGGCGGCGACGGGGAGAAGCAGCGGGCCGCCGCGCGGGAGCTGGCGGCGGAGGAGATCACGGTCCGCCTCGGCGACGGCGCGACCCTCCCCGAGGGGACCGACCTCGTCGTCACCTCGCCCGGCTGGAAGCCGGACAGCCCGCTGTTCGCGGCGGCCGCCGCGGCCGGGGTGGACGTGGTCGGCGACGTGGAGATCGCCTGGCGGCTGCGGGGTCCCGACGCCGCGGCCTGGCTCGGGGTCACCGGCACCAACGGCAAGACGACCACGGTCCGGATGCTGGCCTCGATCCTGGCCGCCGAAGGACTGCACACCGCGGCCGTCGGCAACATCGGCACCCCGATCATCGATGTGGTCCTCGGCCAGGGCCAGGACGGCGCGCAGCCCTACGACGTGCTCGCCGTCGAGCTCTCCAGCTACCAGCTGCACTGGGCGCCGTCGCTGCGCGCCCACTCCGCCGTGGTCCTCAACCTCGCGCCCGACCACCTCGACTGGCACGGCTCCATGCAGGCGTACGCCGCCGACAAGGGCCGGATCTACGAGGGCAACACCGTCGCCTGCGTCTACAACGCGGCCGACAAGGCGACCGAGGACCTGGTGCGCGAGGCCGACGTCGAGGAGGGCTGCCGCGCCATCGGCTTCACCCTCGGCACCCCGGGCCCCTCCCAACTGGGCGTCGTCGAGGGCATCCTCGTCGACCGCGCCTTCGTGGAGAACCGGCAGCAGCAGGCCCAGGAACTCGCCGAGGTCTCCGACATCGCGCCCGGCTCCGGGACCCCCGCCCCGCACAACATCGCCAACGCCCTCGCGGCGGCGGCGCTGGCCCGTGCGTTCGGCGTCCGGCCCGCCGCCGTCCGCGACGGACTGCGCGCCTTCCACCCGGACGCCCACCGCATCCAGCACGTCGCCGAGCTGGGCGGCGTCACCTACATCGACGACTCCAAGGCCACCAACACCCACGCCGCCGAGGCGTCGTTGGCGGCGTACGAGCACATCGTGTGGATCGCCGGCGGCCTCGCCAAGGGCGCGACCTTCGACGAGCTGGTGCAGAAGTCGGCGGCCCGGCTGCGCGGCGCGGTGCTGATCGGCGCCGATCGGGCGCTGATTCGCGAAGCCCTGGCGCGACACGCCCCCGATGTGCCGGTGGTCGACCTCGACCGGACCGACACTGGGGCGATGTCCGAGGCGGTCCGGGAAGCGGCCCGCCTGGCCGAGCCCGGCGACACCGTCCTGCTGGCTCCGGCCTGTGCCTCGATGGACATGTTCGTCAATTACAACAAGCGGGGCGAGGCCTTCGCCGACGCGGTCGGCGAGCTGACCGCACGGGATCACTAG
- the ftsW gene encoding putative lipid II flippase FtsW — translation MTARSAKPAPSRPGRPSPVRVPRTARAPGGPRGLHTRLKRAWDRPLTAYYLILGGSLLITVLGLVMVYSASQIKALQSGLAPTYFFRKQLLAAVLGGGLLLAASRMTVRLHRTLAYPLLAVSVFLMCLVQIPGIGVAVNGNQNWINLGGPFQMQPSEFGKLALVLWGADLLARKQDKRLLVQWKHLLVPLIPVAFLLLGLIMLGGDMGTAIILTAILFGLLWLAGAPTRLFVGVLGGATLIGALLIKTSANRMSRLACIGATDPGPGDQCWQAVHGIYALASGGFFGSGLGASMEKWGELPEPHTDFIFAITGEELGLAGTLSVLALFAALGYAGIRVAGRTEDPFVRYAAGGVTTWITAQAVINIGAVLGLLPIAGVPLPLFSYGGSALLPTMFAVGLLIAFARDEPAARAALSARSARRPVSGRRPAGVRWKTMRRRVKKRPSGER, via the coding sequence ATGACGGCCCGATCGGCGAAGCCGGCCCCGTCGCGTCCGGGCCGCCCGTCCCCGGTGCGCGTGCCGCGCACGGCCCGCGCCCCCGGCGGCCCCCGGGGGCTCCACACCCGCCTCAAACGGGCCTGGGACCGCCCGCTGACCGCGTACTACCTGATCCTCGGCGGCAGCCTGCTGATCACCGTCCTGGGGCTGGTGATGGTCTACTCGGCGTCCCAGATCAAGGCGCTGCAGTCCGGCCTGGCCCCGACGTACTTCTTCCGCAAGCAGCTGCTCGCCGCCGTCCTGGGCGGCGGGCTGCTGCTCGCCGCCTCCCGGATGACGGTACGGCTGCACCGCACACTGGCCTACCCGCTGCTCGCCGTGTCGGTGTTCCTGATGTGCCTGGTGCAGATCCCGGGCATAGGGGTCGCGGTCAACGGCAACCAGAACTGGATCAACCTCGGCGGGCCTTTCCAGATGCAACCGAGCGAGTTCGGCAAGCTCGCGCTGGTGCTGTGGGGCGCCGACCTGCTGGCCCGCAAACAGGACAAGAGGCTGCTGGTGCAGTGGAAGCACCTGCTGGTGCCGCTGATCCCGGTGGCCTTCCTGCTGCTCGGGCTGATCATGCTCGGCGGCGACATGGGCACCGCGATCATTCTCACGGCGATCCTCTTCGGACTGCTGTGGCTGGCCGGAGCACCGACCCGGCTGTTCGTGGGGGTGCTGGGCGGCGCCACCCTGATCGGGGCGCTGCTGATCAAGACCAGCGCCAACCGGATGTCCCGGCTGGCCTGCATCGGCGCGACCGACCCGGGGCCCGGCGACCAGTGCTGGCAGGCCGTGCACGGCATCTACGCCCTGGCCTCCGGCGGATTCTTCGGTTCGGGCCTCGGCGCGAGTATGGAAAAATGGGGAGAACTCCCCGAACCGCACACCGACTTCATCTTCGCCATCACGGGGGAGGAACTGGGTCTGGCGGGGACGCTGTCGGTGCTCGCCCTCTTCGCGGCTCTAGGCTATGCGGGTATCCGCGTGGCCGGACGCACGGAGGACCCCTTCGTACGGTACGCCGCGGGAGGCGTGACCACCTGGATCACGGCCCAGGCCGTGATCAACATCGGTGCGGTGCTCGGCCTGTTGCCGATCGCCGGTGTCCCGCTCCCGCTGTTCTCCTACGGAGGCTCCGCCCTGCTGCCGACGATGTTCGCCGTCGGGCTGCTGATCGCCTTCGCGCGTGACGAGCCCGCCGCACGGGCGGCGTTGTCGGCACGGTCGGCGCGGAGGCCGGTATCCGGAAGGAGACCGGCCGGGGTGAGATGGAAGACGATGAGACGGCGCGTCAAGAAGCGGCCGTCCGGAGAGCGGTGA
- the murG gene encoding undecaprenyldiphospho-muramoylpentapeptide beta-N-acetylglucosaminyltransferase, whose protein sequence is MHVVLAGGGTAGHIEPALALADALRRQDPTVGITALGTEKGLETRLVPERGYELGLIPAVPLPRKPTPELITVPGRLRGTIKAAEQILERTKADCVVGFGGYVALPGYLAAKRLGVPIIVHEANARPGLANKIGSRYAKFVAVSTPDSKLRGARYVGIPLRRTIATLDRAAVRPEARATFGLDPNLPTLLVSGGSQGARRLNEVIQAAVPVLQRAGIQVLHAVGPKNELPHVDNMPGMPPYVPVPYVDRMDLAYAAADMMLCRAGAMTVAELSAVGLPAAFVPLPIGNGEQRLNAQPLVNAGGGLLVDDAQLTPDWVQNSVLPVLADPHRLYEMSRAASEFGRRDADELLVGMVYEAIAQRDK, encoded by the coding sequence GTGCATGTCGTACTCGCCGGTGGGGGGACCGCCGGCCACATCGAGCCCGCGCTCGCCCTCGCGGACGCACTGCGGAGGCAGGACCCCACCGTGGGGATCACGGCACTCGGTACGGAGAAGGGCCTGGAGACCCGGCTCGTCCCGGAACGCGGCTATGAGCTGGGTCTCATCCCCGCCGTACCGCTGCCGCGCAAGCCCACGCCCGAACTGATCACCGTCCCCGGGCGGCTGCGCGGCACGATCAAGGCCGCCGAGCAGATCCTGGAGCGCACGAAGGCGGACTGTGTCGTCGGCTTCGGCGGCTATGTGGCGCTGCCCGGCTACCTCGCCGCCAAGCGCCTCGGCGTGCCGATCATCGTCCACGAGGCCAACGCCCGCCCCGGCCTGGCCAACAAGATCGGGTCGCGGTACGCCAAGTTCGTCGCCGTCAGCACCCCCGACAGCAAGCTGCGCGGCGCCCGCTACGTCGGCATCCCGCTGCGCCGCACCATCGCCACCCTGGACCGCGCCGCGGTCCGCCCCGAGGCGCGCGCGACCTTCGGCCTCGACCCCAACCTCCCGACCCTGCTGGTGTCCGGTGGTTCGCAGGGTGCCCGCCGGCTGAACGAGGTCATCCAGGCCGCCGTGCCGGTCCTCCAGCGCGCCGGCATCCAGGTGCTGCACGCGGTCGGCCCGAAGAACGAACTGCCGCACGTGGACAACATGCCCGGGATGCCCCCCTATGTCCCGGTACCGTACGTGGACCGGATGGATCTCGCGTACGCCGCGGCCGACATGATGCTCTGCCGCGCGGGCGCGATGACCGTCGCCGAGTTGTCCGCCGTCGGGCTGCCGGCCGCGTTCGTCCCGCTGCCCATCGGCAACGGCGAGCAGCGGCTCAACGCCCAGCCGCTGGTCAACGCCGGCGGGGGCCTGCTGGTCGACGACGCCCAGCTGACCCCGGACTGGGTGCAGAACAGCGTGCTCCCCGTCCTGGCCGATCCGCACCGGCTGTACGAGATGTCCCGCGCGGCCTCCGAGTTCGGCCGCAGGGACGCCGACGAGCTGCTGGTCGGCATGGTGTACGAGGCGATCGCGCAGCGCGACAAGTAG